A part of Corynebacterium mustelae genomic DNA contains:
- a CDS encoding LppP/LprE family lipoprotein, whose translation MAIRAFFRPASYVTISLALVLGGCGTPQTTPPAADQAASTSVAEPALASAAPRTSPATDDCDPHGFGVIDTALGPYLTGTPLSVTDSNGAPQVIDVALEADHFDPCANISWVVLQGTQRYADGTPAPLPGPFSTVVFFHFDQLVTEADYVAAASVADVVVDGDVAEVTYTGFATEEPAQTITYQRSGVYLIQETEWDIYLRPLNAQFIQA comes from the coding sequence ATGGCTATCCGCGCGTTCTTCCGCCCCGCATCATACGTAACTATCAGCTTAGCCTTGGTCCTGGGCGGGTGTGGGACGCCGCAGACAACGCCACCTGCAGCCGACCAGGCGGCGTCGACAAGCGTGGCGGAACCCGCCTTAGCTAGCGCAGCGCCGCGAACTTCACCGGCGACGGACGACTGCGACCCGCACGGCTTTGGCGTTATTGACACCGCGCTGGGGCCCTACCTCACTGGAACACCGCTGTCGGTAACCGACTCCAACGGCGCACCACAAGTTATTGATGTAGCGCTTGAGGCGGATCACTTCGACCCCTGTGCCAATATCAGCTGGGTAGTGCTGCAGGGCACCCAACGCTACGCCGATGGGACACCCGCGCCGCTGCCCGGGCCGTTTAGCACGGTGGTCTTTTTCCACTTCGATCAATTGGTCACCGAGGCCGATTATGTGGCGGCAGCAAGCGTCGCCGACGTCGTCGTAGATGGCGACGTGGCCGAGGTAACCTACACGGGTTTTGCCACAGAAGAACCTGCGCAAACAATCACGTATCAGCGCAGCGGTGTATACCTCATTCAAGAAACCGAATGGGACATATACTTACGCCCGCTTAACGCCCAGTTCATTCAAGCGTGA
- a CDS encoding aminoacyl-tRNA deacylase: MARKTSTAATPALRVLGTHNVEFALYEFVGNTHDFGATAVAELAQHGIEPDQVFKTLVVDLTAGVGSRRSLGVCCIPVPEKLSLKKAARGFNVPKVVMAGRHDAEKSSGYVAGGISPIGQKNPLPTLIDETALLWNTVCVSGGRRGIDVALNPHDLAELTSATFVDLV, from the coding sequence TTGGCACGAAAAACATCCACCGCAGCAACCCCAGCATTGCGAGTTCTTGGAACCCACAATGTCGAATTCGCGTTGTATGAATTTGTCGGCAACACGCATGATTTTGGGGCAACGGCTGTGGCCGAATTGGCTCAACATGGAATTGAACCAGATCAGGTTTTTAAAACTCTTGTGGTTGATCTCACCGCAGGGGTCGGCTCGAGACGGAGCTTGGGGGTGTGTTGTATTCCGGTGCCGGAGAAGCTGTCGCTGAAAAAAGCGGCCCGGGGATTCAACGTGCCGAAAGTAGTTATGGCTGGGCGCCACGATGCGGAGAAATCCTCCGGTTATGTGGCGGGCGGAATTTCACCGATCGGGCAGAAAAACCCACTACCAACACTTATCGACGAAACCGCGTTGCTGTGGAACACCGTTTGCGTATCGGGCGGGCGACGCGGCATAGACGTTGCCCTTAACCCTCACGAT
- a CDS encoding DUF4185 domain-containing protein encodes MNNQRLMALGLVTAALITATATPAHAQSSSSSSLDSLSSSSSSGSSLIDFFKSLGSSPITNFFVTISEGLTTKTIGDILGPGISDHVGFMSGDLGIMVPVGENEEFAIIFGDSFRGARFGQGDWLSPVGVIAAYDASGKITIKRPLNSGDRVEQLLDYAHNERNLTFLPSDVINLDGTLYMQGMWNEGVGNVLSTQIWKSTDSGKTWQSVATTDKHHMNGFGDLITWERGTDGYIYVMSSRFQRADSVYLSRFRPEQIGDRDTWEHYINGTWKVPTSASELTPIISTNVKAGEMSLRRIDNHWVLAMFNARTASIDVRISKDIATNWNDIKPAHVVVASAAGWASSQSPSNFTQLYGGYIAPGSRIDNLNIVVSQWNTINNSRYMSTQFNVRGLDTFFGISAHSGEVVRHKDGDESVLEVETQPVSPEVAEQLTEEKAMEAATDIQVIPLDDKAPVKP; translated from the coding sequence ATGAATAATCAACGGCTTATGGCTTTAGGCCTGGTGACTGCCGCGCTAATAACTGCTACTGCAACCCCGGCCCACGCCCAGTCGTCGTCAAGTTCCTCACTTGACTCCTTATCGTCTTCCAGTTCAAGCGGAAGCTCACTCATAGACTTCTTCAAATCATTAGGAAGTTCCCCAATCACCAATTTCTTCGTCACAATCTCCGAAGGACTCACCACCAAAACCATAGGTGATATCCTCGGCCCTGGTATCTCTGACCATGTGGGATTCATGTCCGGCGACCTTGGCATCATGGTGCCTGTAGGCGAAAACGAAGAATTCGCCATAATCTTTGGTGATTCCTTCCGAGGCGCCCGATTTGGTCAAGGCGACTGGCTCAGCCCAGTAGGGGTAATCGCAGCCTACGACGCAAGCGGCAAAATCACGATCAAACGGCCATTGAATTCAGGTGATCGAGTAGAGCAGCTGCTCGACTACGCCCATAACGAACGAAACTTGACCTTCCTGCCTTCTGATGTCATCAATCTGGACGGAACACTCTACATGCAAGGCATGTGGAACGAAGGAGTCGGCAACGTCCTTTCCACCCAAATCTGGAAATCCACCGATTCTGGCAAAACCTGGCAATCTGTCGCCACCACCGACAAACACCACATGAACGGATTCGGCGACCTCATCACCTGGGAACGTGGAACCGACGGCTACATCTACGTCATGTCCTCCCGCTTCCAGCGCGCCGATTCCGTCTACCTCAGCCGGTTTAGGCCGGAACAGATCGGCGACCGCGACACCTGGGAACACTACATCAACGGAACCTGGAAAGTCCCAACCTCCGCCTCGGAACTCACCCCGATCATTTCCACTAATGTCAAGGCCGGTGAAATGTCCCTGCGGCGCATCGATAATCACTGGGTGCTGGCAATGTTTAACGCCCGAACCGCATCGATTGACGTGCGGATTTCCAAAGACATTGCCACCAATTGGAACGATATCAAACCAGCGCACGTGGTAGTGGCAAGCGCAGCCGGGTGGGCAAGTAGCCAATCGCCAAGCAATTTCACCCAGCTCTACGGCGGCTACATCGCGCCGGGTTCGCGGATTGACAACCTCAATATTGTGGTTTCCCAATGGAACACCATCAATAACAGCCGCTATATGTCGACCCAATTTAATGTGCGTGGCCTGGATACTTTCTTTGGCATTTCTGCTCATAGTGGGGAAGTGGTTCGCCACAAGGATGGCGACGAGTCTGTTCTGGAAGTGGAAACGCAGCCAGTAAGCCCCGAAGTTGCAGAACAACTGACTGAGGAAAAGGCAATGGAGGCAGCTACTGATATCCAAGTCATCCCATTAGATGACAAAGCGCCGGTGAAGCCATAA
- a CDS encoding WhiB family transcriptional regulator, translating to MDWRHQAVCRDEDPELFFPVGNSGPALAQVAAAKVVCNRCPVTSQCLAWALETGQDAGVWGGMSEDERRALKRRKNRGRGRARITL from the coding sequence ATGGATTGGCGTCACCAAGCTGTCTGCCGCGATGAGGACCCTGAACTTTTCTTCCCTGTTGGTAACTCCGGCCCCGCCCTCGCACAGGTTGCTGCCGCAAAGGTAGTCTGCAACCGCTGCCCTGTCACCTCCCAGTGCCTCGCATGGGCATTGGAAACCGGCCAAGATGCTGGCGTCTGGGGTGGCATGAGTGAAGACGAGCGCCGCGCACTGAAGCGCCGTAAGAATCGCGGACGCGGCCGTGCTCGCATCACCCTCTAA
- a CDS encoding 50S ribosomal protein bL37 — MSQRGRKRKDRRKKKANHGKRPNA; from the coding sequence ATGAGCCAGCGTGGTCGTAAGCGTAAGGATCGTCGCAAGAAAAAGGCTAACCACGGCAAGCGTCCAAACGCTTAA
- a CDS encoding sigma-70 family RNA polymerase sigma factor, producing the protein MAHSTTEETKRRFEAEALPLLDQLYSGALRMTRNPADAEDLVQETYVKAFQAFDSFTAGTNLKAWLFRIMTNSYINSYRKKQRQPIQSSTEEITDYQLLDSTTHQAVGLESAEVVALRNIPDQTITEAMNTLSADYRMVVYYADVAGLAYKEIAEITGTPVGTVMSRLHRGRKQLRNALKDVAKEHGIGLAQKETSKNA; encoded by the coding sequence ATGGCACATAGTACTACTGAGGAAACAAAAAGACGGTTCGAAGCCGAAGCACTACCACTTTTAGATCAACTCTATAGCGGCGCGCTTCGAATGACCCGAAACCCCGCAGACGCGGAAGACCTCGTACAAGAAACCTACGTCAAAGCGTTCCAAGCCTTCGACTCCTTCACCGCTGGAACAAATCTTAAAGCGTGGCTGTTTCGCATCATGACCAACAGCTACATCAATAGTTACCGCAAAAAACAACGGCAACCCATTCAATCCTCAACCGAGGAGATCACCGACTACCAATTGCTTGACTCCACCACACACCAGGCCGTGGGGTTGGAATCTGCCGAAGTTGTCGCGTTGCGTAATATCCCAGATCAAACCATCACGGAAGCCATGAACACCTTGTCAGCGGACTACCGGATGGTTGTTTATTACGCCGATGTTGCAGGGCTGGCCTATAAAGAAATCGCCGAAATCACTGGAACCCCGGTCGGCACCGTGATGAGTCGACTTCACCGGGGAAGAAAACAGCTCCGCAATGCGTTAAAGGATGTAGCGAAAGAACACGGAATAGGTCTGGCACAGAAGGAGACATCAAAAAATGCATGA
- the rsrA gene encoding mycothiol system anti-sigma-R factor, with protein MHDGIDIQWQESRPTIGETASCDDLHVFLYELVDKELTEADCAKLELHLAQCPDCAEMVAAETELRDVLKKCTTSPAPASLRSKIAQVIAETEFP; from the coding sequence ATGCATGACGGAATAGATATCCAATGGCAAGAAAGCCGCCCAACGATCGGGGAAACCGCTAGTTGCGACGACCTTCACGTCTTCCTCTACGAGCTGGTCGATAAAGAACTTACCGAAGCAGACTGCGCCAAGCTAGAATTACACCTCGCACAATGCCCTGACTGTGCGGAAATGGTTGCCGCCGAAACTGAGCTACGGGACGTGCTCAAAAAGTGCACCACCAGCCCGGCGCCAGCGTCGCTTCGGAGCAAAATTGCCCAAGTTATCGCTGAAACTGAATTTCCTTAA